A portion of the Bacillus thuringiensis genome contains these proteins:
- a CDS encoding cupin domain-containing protein produces MLKANENDFSYRFGDNGPKYLIQGPNIDLGLVVIQPGQEFQNHYHTTCEEVFYALEGEIDFYVNNERVLIKQGDVLQVRPHESHYLINHSDKPFKAVFIKSPHLPNKDTVQTENPTLTKE; encoded by the coding sequence ATGTTAAAAGCGAATGAAAATGATTTCTCCTATCGCTTCGGTGATAACGGGCCGAAATATTTAATACAAGGCCCGAATATTGATCTTGGTCTTGTTGTCATTCAGCCTGGGCAAGAGTTTCAAAATCACTATCATACAACGTGTGAAGAAGTTTTTTATGCGTTAGAAGGTGAAATAGACTTCTATGTAAATAACGAAAGAGTTCTGATTAAACAAGGTGATGTCCTGCAAGTTCGCCCTCATGAATCTCACTATCTGATTAACCATTCTGATAAACCTTTTAAAGCTGTTTTTATAAAGTCACCACATTTACCAAATAAAGATACGGTACAAACGGAAAATCCAACATTAACGAAGGAGTGA
- a CDS encoding ArsR/SmtB family transcription factor gives MEVYHIKSKKRETYNVQVKYSILFECALGIAAITHKRLIDTLEKTESEWKGIRQSLTDEMEEHLQFVEEHNTWKALLQLLYEEDFQDLSQFNFKIDLLSEEDLKFICLPFLGEKYEEKRRLAASRDVTAIHELKELTQDHPFFSTYISFICDVDVQVLKSHLITVMTGWYESIIKKEEEEILSILKRDYEAKNEMNKKMKPEEFVEWATGGVNYMPEPSVHHVLLIPQMTYRPWNIEADIEDTKVFHYPVANESIHPEDPYEPNYFLVQKHKALGDEARLRIIKMLFEKERTLQEITERLQLGKSTVHHHLKLLRAAKLVDIHDGKYVLRKKAVQSLAKELDVFLNR, from the coding sequence ATGGAGGTCTATCACATAAAGAGTAAAAAGAGGGAAACATACAACGTTCAGGTGAAATATTCGATACTTTTCGAATGTGCACTTGGCATTGCAGCAATTACTCATAAAAGGTTAATTGATACTCTTGAAAAGACTGAAAGTGAATGGAAAGGAATTAGACAATCATTAACAGATGAGATGGAAGAACACTTGCAGTTTGTAGAAGAACATAATACGTGGAAAGCATTGCTTCAGTTATTGTATGAAGAGGATTTTCAAGATTTATCGCAGTTTAATTTTAAAATTGATTTACTTTCAGAAGAAGATTTGAAATTTATATGTTTACCGTTTTTAGGGGAGAAGTATGAAGAGAAAAGACGTTTAGCCGCAAGTAGAGATGTAACTGCAATACATGAACTAAAGGAATTAACGCAGGATCATCCGTTTTTTTCTACTTATATTAGCTTTATATGTGATGTAGATGTACAAGTGCTGAAATCTCATTTAATCACTGTAATGACAGGTTGGTATGAGAGCATAATTAAGAAAGAGGAAGAAGAAATACTTTCTATATTAAAACGAGATTATGAAGCAAAAAATGAAATGAATAAAAAGATGAAACCGGAAGAGTTTGTCGAGTGGGCGACTGGCGGAGTGAACTATATGCCAGAGCCAAGTGTTCATCACGTACTTCTTATTCCGCAAATGACGTACAGACCGTGGAATATTGAAGCAGATATTGAAGATACGAAAGTATTTCATTATCCAGTTGCGAATGAAAGCATTCATCCCGAAGATCCGTATGAGCCGAATTATTTTTTAGTTCAAAAACATAAGGCTCTTGGGGATGAGGCGAGATTGCGAATTATAAAAATGTTGTTTGAAAAAGAACGTACATTACAGGAAATAACGGAAAGATTGCAGCTTGGTAAATCGACAGTACACCATCATTTGAAATTGTTACGTGCAGCGAAGTTAGTTGATATACATGACGGAAAGTATGTATTAAGGAAGAAAGCAGTGCAGTCGTTAGCGAAAGAATTAGATGTATTTTTAAATAGATAA
- a CDS encoding glutamate-5-semialdehyde dehydrogenase: MNEVLAKGIKAKEVARELVLKTTDQKNEALAAIANQLIVETAYILEENKRDIEEGKEKGFSDSLLDRLMLNEQRILDMAEGIKQLIDLRDPVGECVSAWERPNGLSIQEMRVPLGVVGMIYEARPNVTVDAATICLKTGNAVILRGSSSAIHSNKAIVSVIHRALKQTSLSSESVQLIEDTTRDSAKQLFTLNEYLDVLIPRGGKQLIDTVVREASVPVLETGAGNCHIFIDETADKQMAFNIIINAKTQRPSVCNAIETIVLHENWAEQYGSELFSSLKERGVELRGDNKAVAIDPSILIATEEDWETEFLSLTLAVKVVSTVEEAIHHINTYGSMHSEAIITENEENVSKFFTSVDAAALYHNASTRFTDGSEFGFGAEIGISTQKLHVRGPMGLPALTSTKYVIRGNGQIRK; this comes from the coding sequence ATGAATGAAGTGTTGGCAAAGGGGATAAAAGCAAAAGAGGTTGCTAGAGAACTTGTGCTTAAAACTACAGATCAAAAAAATGAAGCACTTGCTGCAATTGCTAATCAGTTAATAGTAGAAACAGCTTATATTTTAGAAGAAAACAAACGGGATATTGAAGAAGGTAAGGAGAAAGGATTTTCCGATTCTCTCCTTGATCGTCTTATGCTAAATGAACAGCGCATTCTTGATATGGCTGAAGGTATTAAGCAGTTAATTGATTTACGTGATCCTGTTGGAGAATGTGTAAGTGCATGGGAACGACCAAATGGACTATCTATTCAGGAGATGCGCGTACCACTTGGTGTTGTCGGAATGATATACGAGGCGAGGCCGAATGTGACAGTAGATGCTGCTACAATTTGTTTAAAAACAGGAAACGCAGTAATACTGCGTGGTAGTTCTTCTGCTATCCATTCTAACAAAGCCATCGTTAGCGTGATTCACCGTGCGCTTAAGCAAACTAGCTTGTCTTCAGAAAGTGTACAGCTCATAGAAGATACAACGAGAGATAGTGCAAAACAGTTGTTTACATTGAACGAGTACTTGGATGTTCTTATACCAAGAGGCGGTAAACAATTAATTGATACAGTAGTGAGAGAAGCGTCTGTTCCAGTACTTGAAACAGGTGCGGGAAATTGTCATATATTCATTGATGAAACAGCAGATAAACAAATGGCGTTTAATATTATTATTAATGCAAAAACACAGCGTCCATCTGTATGTAATGCAATTGAGACGATTGTACTTCATGAGAATTGGGCAGAGCAATATGGTAGCGAGTTGTTTTCTTCATTGAAGGAAAGAGGAGTGGAGCTACGTGGTGATAATAAAGCAGTGGCGATTGATCCTTCTATCTTAATTGCGACAGAAGAAGACTGGGAAACAGAGTTTTTATCTCTCACACTAGCAGTGAAAGTGGTTTCCACTGTTGAAGAAGCGATTCATCATATAAATACGTATGGATCTATGCATTCTGAAGCGATTATTACTGAAAACGAGGAAAATGTCAGCAAATTTTTCACCTCTGTAGATGCCGCGGCACTTTATCATAATGCATCGACTCGTTTTACAGATGGATCCGAATTTGGATTCGGAGCGGAAATTGGTATCAGTACACAAAAGTTACACGTAAGAGGACCAATGGGGCTTCCAGCATTAACTTCTACAAAATATGTGATTCGTGGAAATGGACAAATTCGAAAATAA
- a CDS encoding nucleotidyltransferase family protein, which translates to MIGNLSFITYEQYKKLVQTIVAEVLSMEKVNGFMLIGSVARGDAYPESDLDFYILLEDGQKKKFHSEMREDILVEYKSADFNQIQVNFKNNPMELYSFLEGKILFDKSGELKKLKEIATYEFENYRVSSDKMKGISHWLHSSLIKIQSALKANDELKASYLVHTSTWTLLEGIWAINNKPVPPAGSALRYIQTLPNKPIHLDELLNKLFLGDTTERIPSAIFLVEWVLHNLENK; encoded by the coding sequence ATGATAGGAAATCTTTCATTCATTACATATGAACAATATAAAAAATTAGTGCAAACAATAGTAGCGGAAGTCTTATCTATGGAAAAGGTAAATGGATTCATGCTAATTGGATCTGTCGCAAGAGGCGATGCATATCCTGAATCTGATTTAGACTTCTATATTCTTTTAGAAGACGGACAAAAGAAGAAATTTCATTCTGAAATGAGAGAAGATATTTTAGTTGAATATAAGAGTGCAGATTTTAATCAAATTCAAGTAAACTTTAAAAACAATCCGATGGAACTATACTCATTTCTAGAAGGGAAAATTTTGTTTGATAAAAGCGGTGAGTTAAAAAAGTTAAAGGAAATAGCTACATATGAATTTGAAAACTATCGTGTTTCAAGTGACAAAATGAAGGGCATTTCTCATTGGTTGCATAGTTCGCTTATTAAAATTCAATCTGCTTTAAAAGCAAATGATGAGTTAAAAGCTTCATACTTAGTTCATACATCAACTTGGACATTGTTAGAAGGGATATGGGCTATTAATAATAAGCCAGTACCGCCAGCGGGATCTGCTTTAAGGTATATTCAAACGTTGCCGAATAAGCCAATTCATTTAGATGAGTTACTTAATAAACTATTTTTAGGTGATACAACAGAGCGCATCCCTTCAGCAATTTTCTTGGTTGAGTGGGTTCTACACAATTTGGAAAATAAATAA
- the lsrF gene encoding 3-hydroxy-5-phosphonooxypentane-2,4-dione thiolase, with protein MTWGFKNRLNTILPDGRAVMLAIDHGYFLGPIHGLEQPLETVKNLLPYTDSLFLTRGVLSSCIPENCSTPMVMRVSGGATVVGKDLANETIVTPVKEAVKQNAIGVGVSVFVGSDYETQTVSNLANVVSEAHDYGLPVLGITAVAKELQKREARFLALASRVCVEMGADIIKTYYCEGFEKITSTCPAPVVIAGGPKLDSIEDALNITYNALQEGAIGVDMGRNIWQSEHPAAMIQAIHGIVKNRLNVKEALELYDDVKN; from the coding sequence ATGACTTGGGGATTTAAAAATCGATTAAATACAATTTTACCTGATGGTAGAGCGGTTATGTTAGCAATAGATCACGGATATTTCTTAGGACCAATTCACGGACTAGAACAACCACTTGAAACAGTAAAAAACTTACTTCCTTATACAGACTCCCTCTTTTTAACGCGCGGTGTACTTAGCTCCTGTATTCCTGAAAACTGCAGTACACCGATGGTTATGCGTGTATCTGGCGGCGCTACTGTCGTCGGTAAAGATTTAGCGAATGAAACAATTGTTACACCTGTAAAAGAAGCAGTGAAGCAAAACGCAATTGGCGTTGGCGTTTCTGTTTTTGTCGGATCAGACTATGAAACACAAACTGTTTCGAATCTCGCAAATGTAGTTTCTGAAGCTCACGATTACGGCCTACCAGTACTCGGTATTACCGCAGTCGCAAAGGAATTACAAAAACGTGAAGCTCGCTTTCTAGCACTTGCTTCCCGCGTATGTGTTGAAATGGGTGCTGATATTATTAAAACGTATTACTGCGAAGGATTCGAAAAAATAACGAGCACATGCCCTGCCCCAGTTGTCATCGCGGGTGGCCCAAAACTAGATTCAATCGAAGACGCATTAAACATTACGTACAATGCACTGCAAGAAGGCGCGATCGGAGTAGACATGGGCCGAAACATATGGCAATCTGAGCACCCAGCTGCGATGATTCAAGCAATACATGGTATTGTGAAGAATAGATTGAATGTGAAAGAGGCGCTTGAACTTTATGATGATGTGAAGAATTAA
- a CDS encoding VOC family protein, protein MKLNHLNLCVDDLSEARYFFETFFDFQFLEQKGKALVVMSDESGFILVLSDPKAFKGNKEVTYPEAFHIGFLVETTNEVDQAYNLLVAGGIEIDKEPYSMRGSSYGFYFTVFNGLLIEVSCLNYREGKKISKLNSNHQE, encoded by the coding sequence ATGAAGTTAAATCATTTGAATTTATGTGTTGATGATTTATCAGAAGCGAGATATTTCTTTGAAACATTTTTTGATTTTCAATTTTTGGAGCAAAAGGGAAAGGCACTAGTAGTGATGAGTGATGAAAGTGGATTTATACTTGTGCTAAGTGATCCAAAAGCATTTAAAGGGAATAAGGAAGTTACGTATCCGGAAGCTTTTCATATTGGTTTTTTAGTGGAAACTACAAATGAAGTGGATCAAGCGTATAATCTTTTAGTAGCAGGCGGCATTGAAATAGATAAGGAACCTTATTCGATGCGAGGTAGTAGTTATGGTTTTTATTTTACAGTATTTAATGGCTTATTAATTGAAGTGTCTTGTCTTAATTATAGAGAAGGTAAGAAAATTTCAAAGCTTAATAGTAATCACCAAGAGTAA
- the hmoA gene encoding heme-degrading monooxygenase HmoA — protein sequence MFIETKTFTVKEGTSNIVVERFTGEGIIEKFEGFIDLSVLVKKVRRGDEEVVVMIRWESEEAWKNWETSEEHLAGHRAGRGKPKPDHIINVDHAVYYVKSSKSAYQQS from the coding sequence ATGTTTATCGAAACGAAAACATTTACAGTAAAAGAAGGTACATCAAATATAGTTGTAGAACGTTTCACTGGAGAAGGTATTATTGAAAAATTTGAAGGCTTCATCGATTTAAGTGTTCTCGTGAAAAAAGTAAGACGCGGCGACGAAGAAGTTGTCGTAATGATTCGCTGGGAATCTGAAGAAGCATGGAAAAACTGGGAAACAAGTGAAGAACACTTAGCTGGACATAGAGCAGGCCGTGGTAAACCAAAACCAGATCATATTATTAATGTGGATCACGCAGTTTATTATGTGAAATCATCGAAATCGGCTTATCAGCAGTCTTAA
- a CDS encoding MFS transporter: MKSVLKNRSFFFMWIGSAISELGGAFGTLCNSILVYELTGSEMALSSMWLLYFIPSLILQLISGPFIDKWSRKWIMIFSQWIRSSVFLLPLMMLVTGSIEVWHIYVVQIVVGLITPLYTPASQAITPSIVSKEQLQDANAYIDGMTRLMMFLAPVLGGVVIHFIGTELTLSFVCICLFVSGAFLLYIEERRTTTDIRKTWLEQFLQGFTYFFTKPIIVWLGIFLTFVQFGVGVTMVTNLPYIKDELSAGYAEFGYFMAGFPLGYVIGSVLVGKVTYKSRRILMLGGLFIGGLTYISLGFNHSIIIAIIIEVIAGICIAFFNVHNTTICQQTVPNNMIGQVFSVRLFFIRSAMPLGVLVGGILSEMWGVRALYVIIGAIICVTSLIGMLLPYFKFLDEAIEKKSA, encoded by the coding sequence GTGAAGAGTGTATTGAAAAATCGTTCTTTCTTTTTTATGTGGATTGGTAGTGCAATCTCAGAATTAGGAGGGGCTTTCGGAACGTTATGTAATTCAATTCTAGTATATGAGTTAACAGGATCGGAAATGGCTTTAAGTAGTATGTGGCTATTATATTTCATCCCATCACTCATACTGCAATTAATAAGTGGCCCATTTATTGATAAATGGAGCCGAAAGTGGATTATGATTTTTTCACAATGGATACGATCATCCGTATTCTTATTACCTTTGATGATGCTAGTTACAGGTAGTATAGAAGTTTGGCATATTTATGTTGTTCAAATTGTAGTGGGACTTATTACACCTCTTTATACACCTGCGAGTCAGGCAATTACACCGAGCATTGTAAGTAAAGAACAACTTCAAGACGCAAATGCGTATATTGATGGAATGACTCGTCTCATGATGTTTCTTGCGCCAGTATTAGGTGGAGTAGTAATTCATTTCATTGGAACAGAACTTACATTATCTTTCGTATGTATTTGTCTATTTGTTAGTGGTGCTTTCTTACTTTATATAGAAGAAAGGAGAACTACAACAGATATACGAAAAACGTGGCTAGAACAATTCCTTCAAGGTTTTACATATTTTTTTACAAAACCAATCATCGTTTGGCTCGGTATATTTCTTACTTTCGTACAGTTTGGAGTAGGGGTAACGATGGTTACAAATCTTCCATATATAAAAGATGAGCTGTCAGCGGGATATGCAGAGTTCGGCTATTTCATGGCAGGTTTTCCACTTGGCTACGTAATTGGCTCAGTATTAGTCGGAAAAGTAACATATAAAAGCCGGCGTATACTTATGCTTGGAGGATTGTTTATAGGGGGACTCACATACATTTCGCTAGGGTTCAATCATAGTATTATCATTGCAATAATAATTGAAGTAATAGCAGGGATTTGTATTGCATTTTTCAATGTTCATAACACGACAATATGCCAACAAACCGTCCCAAATAATATGATAGGACAAGTATTTTCAGTGCGTTTATTTTTTATACGATCCGCTATGCCATTAGGTGTGTTAGTAGGGGGAATATTGAGTGAAATGTGGGGAGTAAGAGCGCTATATGTAATCATCGGTGCAATTATATGTGTTACATCTTTAATAGGGATGTTACTTCCGTATTTCAAATTTTTAGATGAGGCGATAGAAAAGAAATCAGCATAA
- the proB gene encoding glutamate 5-kinase, which translates to MKKQRIVVKIGSSSLADSHGGISTEQLSDHVAALARLKEDGHEVVLITSGAVAAGFSALGYPSRPVTIKGKQAAAAVGQSLLMQAYTEEFRKYGIVTAQLLLTRSDFSRKEQYSNAYATLGELLNRSALPIINENDSISLEELTFGDNDMLSALVSGLVSADMLMIFTDVNGLYDKNPQKNADAKKYYFLPEVTEEISSLAGDAGSKLGTGGMKSKIDAAKTALSLGVSVFIGTGRGQEKFVDVLKGKGDGTYVGNAPQKEMKMNKQWIALHSLVNGQIEVDAGAATAIIQHGKSLLPAGVTNVSGFFQVGEVVEVVTQQGRVIGKGQCTYSAEELRDVKGMQSQDIQSRGERHSYEVIHRDHWVSL; encoded by the coding sequence GTGAAAAAACAACGAATTGTTGTAAAGATTGGAAGTAGTTCCTTGGCAGATAGTCATGGAGGCATCTCAACAGAACAGCTTTCAGATCACGTTGCTGCATTGGCTCGGTTGAAAGAAGATGGGCACGAGGTTGTGTTAATTACATCTGGAGCCGTCGCTGCAGGTTTTTCAGCGCTAGGATATCCTAGCAGACCTGTAACGATTAAAGGGAAGCAGGCTGCAGCAGCTGTCGGACAAAGTTTGTTAATGCAGGCGTACACGGAGGAATTCCGTAAATATGGCATCGTTACTGCGCAACTTTTGCTGACGAGAAGTGATTTTTCTAGAAAAGAACAATATAGTAATGCTTATGCTACTTTAGGAGAATTACTAAACCGTTCCGCTCTTCCAATTATTAATGAAAATGATTCCATCTCTTTAGAGGAGCTGACGTTCGGTGATAATGATATGCTGTCAGCTTTAGTAAGCGGGCTTGTTTCGGCGGATATGCTTATGATCTTTACGGATGTGAACGGGTTATATGATAAAAATCCTCAGAAAAATGCGGATGCAAAAAAATATTATTTTCTTCCTGAAGTTACGGAAGAAATTTCTTCTCTTGCAGGAGATGCCGGCTCAAAACTTGGGACTGGCGGTATGAAATCAAAAATCGATGCTGCAAAGACAGCACTCTCTCTTGGTGTGAGTGTATTTATCGGAACAGGACGTGGCCAGGAAAAGTTTGTAGATGTTTTGAAGGGTAAGGGGGATGGAACGTATGTCGGTAATGCTCCTCAAAAAGAAATGAAGATGAACAAGCAATGGATTGCCTTGCATTCGCTTGTTAACGGACAAATTGAAGTAGATGCTGGGGCAGCTACTGCCATCATTCAGCATGGAAAGAGTTTACTTCCAGCTGGTGTTACGAATGTATCAGGATTTTTCCAAGTGGGTGAAGTTGTAGAGGTTGTAACGCAACAAGGGCGCGTAATAGGAAAAGGACAATGCACATATAGTGCAGAGGAACTAAGAGATGTAAAAGGTATGCAAAGCCAAGATATTCAGTCAAGAGGCGAGAGACATAGTTATGAAGTCATCCATAGGGATCATTGGGTTTCACTTTAA
- a CDS encoding NupC/NupG family nucleoside CNT transporter: protein MHFILNMLGIFVVILIVFLCSPNKKHIKWRPIVILIILELFITWFMLGTKLGSIIINKIASFFSWLLACANEGIRFAFPSAMDSPHIDFFFSALLPIIFVITFFDILSYFGILTWIIDKVGAVISKISRLPKLESFFSIQMMFLGNTEALAVVRDQLSVLKENRLLTFGIMSMSSVSGSILGAYLSMVPATYIFSAIPLNCINALILANVLNPVEVSKEEDVVYTPSKHEKKDFFSTISNSMLVGMNMVIVILAMVIGYVALTACLNGILGFFVTGLTIQKIFSIIFSPFAFLLGLSGSDAMYVAELMGIKITTNEFVAMMDLKSNLKSLQPHTVAVATTFLASFANFSTVGMIYGTYNSLFGGEKSSVIGKNVWKLLVSGMAVSLLSAMLVGLFVW, encoded by the coding sequence ATGCATTTCATATTAAATATGTTAGGGATTTTCGTTGTCATATTAATCGTTTTCTTATGTTCGCCTAATAAAAAACATATAAAATGGAGACCAATTGTAATCCTCATCATATTGGAGCTTTTTATTACGTGGTTTATGTTGGGCACAAAGCTAGGCAGTATTATCATTAATAAAATTGCGTCATTTTTCAGTTGGCTACTGGCATGTGCGAATGAAGGTATTCGCTTTGCATTTCCTTCCGCTATGGACAGTCCACACATTGATTTCTTCTTTAGCGCGTTACTTCCTATCATTTTTGTTATCACGTTCTTTGATATTCTTTCTTATTTTGGAATCTTAACTTGGATTATTGATAAAGTAGGTGCAGTTATTTCAAAGATTTCTCGTTTGCCAAAGTTGGAAAGTTTCTTTTCCATTCAAATGATGTTTTTAGGGAACACCGAAGCACTTGCAGTTGTTCGTGATCAATTATCTGTTTTAAAAGAAAATCGTTTGTTGACTTTTGGAATTATGAGTATGAGTAGCGTTAGCGGATCCATTCTTGGTGCTTATTTATCAATGGTTCCAGCAACATATATTTTCAGCGCAATCCCATTAAACTGTATTAACGCATTAATTTTAGCCAATGTATTAAATCCTGTGGAAGTTTCGAAAGAAGAAGACGTTGTTTACACACCTTCCAAACATGAAAAAAAAGATTTCTTTTCTACTATTTCAAACAGTATGTTAGTTGGAATGAATATGGTTATCGTTATTTTAGCCATGGTAATTGGATATGTAGCTTTAACAGCATGTTTAAATGGGATTTTAGGCTTTTTTGTAACGGGGTTAACAATTCAAAAAATCTTCTCCATTATCTTTAGTCCTTTTGCATTTTTACTTGGTTTATCAGGCAGTGATGCTATGTATGTAGCTGAATTAATGGGGATCAAAATAACGACGAATGAATTTGTTGCAATGATGGATTTAAAATCAAACTTAAAGTCGCTACAACCGCATACGGTTGCGGTTGCAACAACATTTCTAGCTTCTTTTGCTAACTTTAGTACAGTAGGTATGATTTACGGAACTTACAATTCATTATTTGGCGGAGAAAAATCATCAGTCATCGGTAAAAATGTTTGGAAGCTTCTTGTTAGCGGGATGGCTGTTTCTTTATTAAGTGCTATGCTCGTTGGGCTATTTGTATGGTAA